The following coding sequences lie in one Treponema socranskii subsp. buccale genomic window:
- a CDS encoding branched-chain amino acid ABC transporter permease, whose protein sequence is MTPVLFLQHIVNALSLGSLYALIAIGYTMVYGILRLINFAHGDIFMLGGYFAFYLIATFFLPWWVAFIVAISLTALLGIGLERVAYRPLRDSPKISVMISAIGASFLIENLATVVFGGRQKGFPVPDIFNKLFTFGSSKNAVTVVAISAVIPIVTAVLLVLLLWVVNKTKTGMAMRAVSTDLDAARLQAIDVDKTISFTFGIGSLMAAIGGILWALKYPQLNPTMGIMPGLKCFIAAVLGGIGNIGGAVLGGFLLGFLEIMIIAFLPALTGYRDAFAFIVLILVLLFKPAGLLGKNQVEKV, encoded by the coding sequence ATGACACCGGTACTTTTTTTGCAGCATATCGTAAATGCGCTTTCGCTCGGCAGCCTCTACGCGCTCATCGCAATCGGTTATACGATGGTGTACGGCATATTGCGCCTCATCAACTTTGCGCACGGCGATATCTTTATGCTCGGCGGATATTTTGCGTTTTATCTCATCGCGACGTTTTTTTTACCGTGGTGGGTTGCTTTTATCGTTGCGATTTCGCTGACGGCTCTGCTCGGGATCGGACTTGAACGGGTCGCCTACCGGCCGCTTCGCGATTCGCCGAAAATTTCCGTTATGATAAGCGCTATCGGCGCTTCGTTTTTGATCGAAAACTTGGCGACCGTCGTTTTCGGCGGACGGCAAAAAGGTTTTCCCGTTCCCGATATTTTTAATAAATTGTTTACGTTCGGTTCGTCGAAAAACGCGGTTACCGTCGTTGCAATCAGCGCAGTCATTCCGATTGTGACGGCCGTACTCCTCGTGTTGCTGCTTTGGGTCGTCAATAAAACGAAGACGGGTATGGCGATGCGTGCGGTTTCGACCGATTTGGATGCGGCACGGCTTCAGGCGATCGACGTCGATAAAACGATTTCTTTTACGTTCGGAATCGGTTCGCTCATGGCTGCCATCGGCGGCATCCTGTGGGCGTTAAAATATCCTCAGCTGAATCCGACGATGGGTATCATGCCGGGACTCAAGTGTTTTATCGCAGCGGTGCTCGGCGGCATCGGCAATATAGGAGGAGCGGTGCTCGGCGGTTTTTTGCTCGGCTTTCTCGAAATCATGATAATCGCGTTTTTGCCGGCGCTTACCGGCTACCGCGACGCGTTTGCGTTTATCGTGCTTATCCTCGTGCTGCTCTTTAAGCCTGCGGGGCTGCTCGGAAAAAACCAAGTGGAAAAAGTATGA
- a CDS encoding branched-chain amino acid ABC transporter permease → MSAAVITIDKKKKTILTVCAAVLALAFIAAADVFFDNFTLRVFNLCAIYIVLALSLNLLNGFTGIFSLGHAGFMAIGAYVSALLTMSPAQKEMNFYLAPIIQPLAGVQIPFLPALLLAGLAAALFAFLIGLPVLRLHDDYLAIASLGFAEIIRVVITNLQRVTNGALGLKGLPKYSTTYVVWGCAILAIVFTVALINSAFGSSLKAIRDNEIAAEAMGINVAKVKTISFIMSGFMAGIGGALLGHLMQTIDPRMFVFGLTYNILLIVVLGGNGSITGSVIASIVVTVCMEMLRFLDGPLNFVFVKTNGLPGLRMVVFSLLLMIVVIYRQRGLMGTNEFSWDYLAKIGLVPKLKNRKTGGR, encoded by the coding sequence ATGAGCGCGGCAGTCATAACAATCGATAAAAAGAAAAAAACGATATTGACCGTGTGTGCGGCTGTGCTTGCGCTTGCGTTCATCGCCGCAGCCGATGTTTTTTTCGATAATTTTACGCTGCGCGTTTTCAATCTCTGCGCAATCTATATCGTCCTTGCGCTTTCGCTCAATTTATTAAACGGTTTTACCGGCATTTTTTCGCTCGGACATGCGGGTTTTATGGCGATCGGCGCGTATGTTTCGGCGCTTTTGACGATGAGTCCCGCGCAAAAAGAAATGAATTTTTACCTTGCGCCGATTATACAACCGCTTGCAGGCGTTCAGATTCCGTTTTTGCCGGCCCTTTTGCTTGCAGGCTTGGCCGCCGCGCTCTTTGCTTTTTTGATCGGACTTCCGGTGCTGCGTCTGCACGACGATTATCTCGCGATTGCCTCTCTCGGTTTTGCGGAAATCATCCGCGTCGTCATTACGAATTTGCAGCGAGTGACGAACGGCGCGCTCGGTTTAAAAGGCTTACCGAAGTATTCGACGACCTACGTCGTGTGGGGCTGCGCGATCCTCGCAATCGTCTTTACGGTTGCGCTTATCAATTCCGCTTTCGGCAGTTCGCTTAAAGCGATCCGCGACAACGAAATCGCGGCGGAAGCGATGGGTATCAACGTTGCAAAAGTTAAAACGATCAGTTTTATCATGTCGGGTTTTATGGCGGGAATCGGAGGCGCTTTGCTCGGGCATCTCATGCAGACAATCGATCCGCGTATGTTCGTGTTCGGCCTCACGTACAATATCCTGCTCATCGTCGTGCTCGGCGGAAACGGCAGCATTACGGGTTCGGTCATCGCATCGATCGTCGTCACCGTGTGCATGGAAATGCTGCGCTTTCTCGACGGTCCGCTCAATTTCGTTTTCGTCAAAACAAACGGTTTGCCCGGACTGCGCATGGTCGTCTTTTCGCTTTTGCTTATGATCGTCGTCATCTATCGGCAGCGCGGTCTCATGGGCACGAACGAATTTTCCTGGGATTATCTTGCAAAGATCGGACTTGTGCCGAAGTTGAAAAATCGAAAAACGGGAGGCCGCTGA
- a CDS encoding ABC transporter ATP-binding protein codes for MLQCIHTTIQFGGLTAVRDLNLKVDDGEIVGLIGPNGAGKTTAFNMITGVYKPTGGGIFWDDTDIVKLKPHQITELGLARTFQNIRLFGEMSVLENVTVAGNLRAHFSVFESVLHLPGYRHRAQKVKEHALDLLDQVNLKKHAYDSATSLPYGEQRRLEIVRALATRPKLLLLDEPAAGMNPQESEELMVFIKKIRNDFGISILLIEHHMQVVMGICDRMYVLEYGNTIAEGTPKEISSNQKVIDAYLGTENEFFDGDAEGGDA; via the coding sequence ATGCTGCAGTGCATTCACACGACGATACAGTTCGGCGGACTCACGGCGGTTCGGGATTTGAATCTCAAAGTCGATGACGGCGAAATCGTCGGCTTGATAGGGCCGAACGGAGCGGGCAAAACGACCGCGTTCAATATGATCACCGGCGTGTATAAACCGACCGGCGGCGGCATCTTTTGGGACGATACCGATATCGTAAAATTGAAGCCGCATCAAATCACCGAACTCGGACTTGCGCGTACGTTTCAAAATATCAGGCTGTTCGGCGAAATGAGCGTGCTTGAAAACGTCACGGTTGCGGGAAATCTGCGTGCGCACTTCAGCGTATTCGAATCGGTGCTGCATTTGCCGGGATACCGACACCGCGCTCAAAAAGTCAAAGAACATGCGCTCGATCTCCTCGATCAGGTCAATTTAAAAAAACACGCGTACGACAGTGCGACGAGTTTGCCTTACGGCGAACAGCGCCGCCTTGAAATCGTGCGCGCGCTTGCGACGCGGCCGAAACTGCTCCTGCTCGACGAACCGGCGGCGGGGATGAATCCCCAGGAATCGGAAGAGCTGATGGTTTTTATTAAAAAAATCAGAAACGATTTCGGTATTTCGATTTTATTAATCGAACATCATATGCAGGTCGTTATGGGAATCTGCGACAGAATGTATGTGCTCGAATACGGTAATACGATTGCCGAAGGAACGCCGAAAGAGATAAGCTCGAATCAAAAAGTGATCGACGCGTATTTGGGTACGGAAAACGAATTCTTCGACGGAGATGCGGAGGGCGGCGATGCTTGA
- a CDS encoding ABC transporter ATP-binding protein, whose product MLELTNVEVYYGGIHALQGISIEVPDGKIVSLIGANGAGKSTTLNSIVGLVKPQSGSIAWNGKELTALGTKRIVSDGVVLVPEGRRIFPNLTTWENITLGAYHRSDKAGIERDRDMVYELFPRLKERAKQNAGTLSGGEQQMLAVARGLMARPKLFMLDEPSLGLAPLIIKDIFDTIRKINAEGTTVLLVEQNARAALKIADAAYVMETGRITLSGTGKELLADTRIKEAYLGGAK is encoded by the coding sequence ATGCTTGAGCTTACGAACGTTGAAGTATATTACGGGGGCATTCACGCGCTGCAAGGGATTTCGATCGAAGTTCCCGACGGAAAAATCGTATCGCTGATCGGCGCGAACGGAGCGGGAAAATCGACGACGCTCAATTCGATCGTCGGATTGGTAAAACCGCAATCGGGTTCCATCGCGTGGAACGGAAAAGAGCTGACCGCACTCGGAACAAAGCGCATCGTTTCGGATGGCGTCGTGCTCGTGCCGGAAGGGCGCCGTATTTTCCCCAACCTCACGACGTGGGAAAACATTACGCTCGGCGCTTATCACCGAAGCGATAAAGCGGGTATAGAAAGAGACCGCGATATGGTGTATGAACTTTTTCCGAGATTAAAAGAACGCGCGAAACAAAATGCGGGAACGCTCTCCGGGGGAGAGCAGCAGATGCTCGCCGTCGCGCGCGGTCTTATGGCGCGTCCGAAATTGTTTATGCTCGACGAACCGTCGCTCGGGCTTGCCCCGCTCATCATCAAAGATATTTTCGATACGATTCGTAAAATAAACGCGGAGGGTACGACCGTGCTGCTCGTCGAACAGAATGCGCGCGCCGCGCTCAAAATCGCCGACGCGGCGTACGTTATGGAAACGGGGCGGATCACGCTTTCAGGTACGGGAAAAGAGCTGCTCGCCGATACGCGCATCAAAGAAGCGTATTTGGGCGGCGCAAAATAA
- the ppdK gene encoding pyruvate, phosphate dikinase, whose protein sequence is MAKTKLVYFFGNKKAEGNADMRAELGGKGANLAEMTNIGVPVPPGFTISTDVCKMYYDNDRKYPKELYSDVAANLAKLERAFGKKLGAPDDPLLVSVRSGAASSMPGMMDTILNLGLNDKSVLGLAKKTNNPRFAWDAYRRFIQMFGDVAMGVPHEEFEKILSEAKARAGKKLDNELDTSELQDIVAKYKALYQKTTGTEFPQDPEKQMWHAINAVFGSWMNARAIKYRELNNIKGLKGTAVTVMAMVFGNMGNDSGTGVCFSRSPSTGENKFFGEYLMNAQGEDVVAGIRTPQEISQLKKDNPKVYDELIKIRNNLEKHYHDMQDMEFTVQQGKLYMLQCRNGKRTGPAAVKMAVDMVGEKLITKEEAILRVDADQIDQLLHPMIDKDAAKRAGVIASGLNASPGAGCGQIVFTADEAEKLAKEGKKVLLVRKETSPDDIAGMAAAQGILTATGGRTSHAAVVARQMGKPCVSGVEAIRFSNGAITVNGKSYRQGDWLTIDGSTGNVYAGQIPTKEPQITGDFGTFMKWCDEVRNGSVRKVGKSTIKGFGVRANADQPDQAQAAFNFGAEGVGLCRTEHMFFDPAKLVYFQAMIASDTTSAREKALAKIMPLQKKDFSGIFDAMKGKPVIIRFLDPPLHEFIPKDEEGTRKVQQVLKEEGIDVSVETLTARFNALKEFNPMLGHRGCRLTITYPEIYKMQTEAVTLAAIECKKRGIPVRPMIMIPIVCEPNELATIRKECEEVIEKVEKESGMKVAIEIGTMIEVPRAALLSGEIAKVADFYSFGSNDLTQLTFGFSRDDAGKFLGAYYHRNILDDDPFKTLDEKGVGKLMAMAVTDAREVKPEMHLGICGEHGGDPATIDFCYRVGLDYVSCSPYRVPIARLSAAQAVIRAAKAKKAAAKKPAAKKAPAKKSTAKTVKKAAQKKVAAKPAKKTTAKKTAANKPTAKKPVAKKTAKKAKK, encoded by the coding sequence ATGGCAAAGACAAAACTCGTTTATTTTTTCGGCAACAAAAAAGCCGAAGGCAACGCCGATATGCGTGCGGAACTCGGAGGCAAAGGTGCGAACCTTGCCGAAATGACGAATATCGGTGTTCCGGTTCCGCCGGGATTCACCATTTCAACCGATGTGTGCAAGATGTACTACGATAATGACAGAAAGTATCCGAAAGAACTGTATTCCGACGTCGCGGCAAATCTTGCAAAGCTCGAACGCGCGTTCGGTAAAAAACTCGGCGCTCCGGACGATCCGCTGCTCGTTTCCGTCCGCTCGGGTGCGGCGAGCTCCATGCCCGGTATGATGGACACGATCCTCAACCTCGGCCTCAACGACAAATCGGTGCTCGGTCTTGCAAAAAAGACGAATAATCCGCGCTTTGCGTGGGATGCGTACCGCCGCTTTATTCAAATGTTCGGCGACGTCGCGATGGGCGTTCCGCATGAAGAATTCGAAAAAATTCTTTCGGAAGCGAAAGCCCGCGCGGGTAAAAAACTCGACAACGAACTCGATACGTCGGAGCTTCAAGACATCGTCGCAAAATACAAAGCGCTGTATCAAAAGACGACGGGAACGGAATTCCCGCAGGATCCGGAAAAGCAGATGTGGCACGCGATCAACGCGGTTTTCGGTTCGTGGATGAATGCGCGCGCGATCAAGTACCGCGAGCTCAATAATATCAAAGGATTGAAGGGAACGGCCGTCACCGTTATGGCGATGGTGTTCGGCAATATGGGCAACGATTCCGGCACGGGCGTGTGCTTCAGCCGCAGCCCCTCGACCGGCGAAAACAAATTCTTCGGCGAATATTTGATGAACGCGCAGGGCGAAGACGTCGTCGCCGGTATCCGCACGCCGCAGGAAATCAGTCAGCTGAAAAAAGACAATCCGAAAGTCTACGACGAACTCATCAAAATCCGCAACAATCTCGAAAAGCACTATCACGATATGCAGGATATGGAATTCACCGTTCAGCAGGGCAAGCTCTATATGCTCCAGTGCCGCAACGGTAAACGCACCGGTCCTGCCGCGGTCAAAATGGCCGTCGATATGGTCGGCGAAAAACTTATCACGAAGGAAGAAGCGATCCTCCGCGTGGATGCGGATCAAATCGACCAGCTGCTTCACCCGATGATCGACAAAGACGCTGCAAAACGCGCAGGCGTCATTGCGAGCGGTTTGAACGCTTCTCCGGGAGCGGGCTGCGGTCAAATCGTGTTTACGGCAGACGAAGCGGAAAAGCTTGCAAAAGAAGGCAAAAAAGTGCTGCTCGTCCGCAAAGAGACGAGCCCCGACGATATCGCCGGTATGGCGGCCGCTCAAGGCATCCTCACCGCGACGGGCGGACGCACGTCGCACGCGGCTGTCGTCGCGCGCCAGATGGGCAAACCCTGCGTTTCGGGCGTCGAAGCGATCCGTTTTTCAAACGGCGCCATCACCGTCAACGGCAAATCGTACCGGCAGGGTGACTGGCTTACGATCGACGGTTCGACGGGCAACGTATACGCCGGACAGATCCCGACAAAAGAGCCGCAGATCACCGGCGACTTCGGCACCTTTATGAAATGGTGCGACGAAGTCCGCAACGGATCCGTCCGCAAAGTCGGCAAATCGACGATCAAAGGTTTCGGCGTCCGCGCAAATGCCGACCAGCCCGATCAGGCGCAGGCCGCGTTTAACTTCGGTGCGGAAGGCGTCGGTCTCTGCCGTACGGAACACATGTTCTTCGATCCCGCGAAGCTCGTGTACTTCCAGGCGATGATCGCATCCGATACGACGAGTGCCCGCGAAAAAGCGCTTGCGAAAATCATGCCGCTGCAGAAAAAAGATTTTTCCGGCATCTTTGACGCGATGAAGGGCAAGCCCGTCATCATTCGCTTCCTCGATCCGCCGCTTCACGAATTTATTCCGAAAGATGAAGAGGGAACGCGCAAAGTGCAGCAAGTGCTGAAAGAAGAAGGCATTGACGTGTCGGTTGAAACGCTTACCGCGCGCTTCAACGCACTGAAAGAGTTCAACCCGATGCTCGGTCACCGCGGCTGCCGTCTCACGATCACCTATCCTGAAATTTATAAAATGCAGACGGAAGCCGTTACGCTTGCAGCGATCGAATGCAAAAAGCGCGGCATCCCCGTCCGCCCGATGATTATGATCCCGATCGTGTGCGAACCGAACGAGCTTGCGACGATCCGCAAAGAATGCGAAGAAGTCATCGAAAAAGTCGAAAAAGAGAGCGGTATGAAAGTCGCAATTGAAATCGGTACGATGATCGAAGTCCCGCGCGCGGCGCTCCTTTCCGGAGAGATCGCGAAGGTTGCGGATTTCTACAGTTTCGGTTCGAACGATTTGACGCAGTTGACCTTCGGTTTCAGCCGCGACGATGCGGGCAAATTCCTCGGCGCGTACTACCATCGCAACATCCTCGACGACGATCCGTTTAAGACGCTCGACGAAAAGGGTGTCGGCAAACTCATGGCAATGGCGGTTACGGACGCGCGCGAAGTTAAACCGGAAATGCACCTCGGTATCTGCGGTGAACACGGAGGCGATCCTGCGACGATCGACTTCTGCTATCGCGTCGGTCTCGATTACGTTTCGTGCTCGCCTTACCGCGTACCGATCGCACGCCTTTCGGCGGCGCAAGCGGTTATCCGTGCGGCAAAGGCGAAAAAAGCTGCCGCTAAAAAACCGGCTGCAAAAAAAGCTCCGGCAAAAAAGAGTACCGCAAAGACGGTAAAAAAAGCCGCACAGAAAAAAGTCGCGGCAAAACCGGCAAAAAAAACAACGGCGAAAAAAACCGCCGCTAACAAACCGACTGCAAAAAAACCGGTCGCGAAGAAAACCGCTAAAAAAGCAAAAAAATAA
- a CDS encoding NUDIX hydrolase produces the protein MELIEQKISSEELYKSASYSFRVDSVRLPDGKTGTREVVKHPGGVAVLAIDDGKVALVRQYRYAIDRITTEIPAGKLDKIPGEKPVDAARRELREETGCIADSMEYLGMMYPSPGIITETLYIFYARRLQKTRQELDDDEFLNVEWLPVDTLLKQIGDGEINDCKAICACMFAHLKGIL, from the coding sequence ATGGAACTTATCGAACAAAAAATTTCTTCCGAAGAGTTGTATAAAAGCGCATCGTATTCCTTTCGCGTCGATTCGGTTCGTTTACCTGACGGAAAAACGGGGACGCGCGAAGTGGTAAAGCATCCCGGCGGCGTTGCGGTTTTAGCGATCGACGACGGTAAAGTCGCACTTGTCCGGCAATACCGATACGCTATCGATCGGATTACGACGGAAATACCCGCCGGCAAGCTCGATAAAATTCCCGGAGAAAAGCCTGTCGATGCGGCGCGCCGCGAATTACGGGAAGAAACGGGCTGCATTGCGGATTCTATGGAATACCTCGGCATGATGTATCCGTCGCCGGGAATTATTACGGAAACGCTTTACATCTTTTATGCGCGCCGCCTTCAAAAAACGCGGCAGGAGCTGGATGACGACGAATTTCTCAATGTCGAATGGCTTCCGGTCGATACGCTGCTCAAACAAATCGGTGACGGAGAGATAAACGATTGCAAAGCGATTTGCGCTTGCATGTTTGCGCACCTTAAAGGTATATTGTGA
- a CDS encoding MFS transporter: MIHVLLAVIYIAFISLGLPDALLGSAWPVMYREFGVNVSYAGIISMIIAFGTVVSSLQSDRLTKKFGTGRVTAASVALTAFALFGFSLSHSFYALVFLALPYGLGAGSVDASLNNYVALHYKSRHMSWLHCMWGVGAAAGPYVMGFALAHGNTWNAGYRAIAVLQTALTALLVFSLPLWKRNDISAAERISGAAQASVSDIRPSVPKTTESSAFDTSKASSLDSADTRPLSLKEIINLPGAKAVMLSFFCYSAVEQTSGLWAASYAVLHNGVSADVAARYASFVYLGITAGRALAGFISMYLNDTQMVRLGEIVILAGVILLFVPFGNTFTLSGFALIGLGCAPVFPSLIHATPHHFGANKSQAVIGVQMASAYIGTCALPPLFGFLADKFGISLLPVYVLLFCLLMIASHERLVRLTKRVNKI; encoded by the coding sequence ATGATACACGTATTGCTCGCGGTTATCTATATCGCATTTATCAGTCTCGGTTTGCCGGATGCGCTGCTCGGTTCCGCATGGCCGGTTATGTATCGCGAATTCGGCGTAAACGTTTCTTACGCCGGTATCATTTCGATGATCATCGCTTTTGGAACCGTCGTTTCGAGTTTGCAGAGCGATCGATTGACGAAAAAATTCGGAACCGGACGGGTGACCGCCGCGAGCGTCGCGCTGACCGCGTTCGCGCTTTTCGGTTTTTCGCTTTCGCATTCGTTTTATGCGCTCGTCTTTTTGGCGCTTCCGTACGGACTCGGTGCGGGCAGCGTGGATGCGTCGCTGAATAATTACGTCGCGCTTCATTACAAAAGCCGTCACATGAGCTGGCTGCACTGTATGTGGGGAGTAGGAGCGGCGGCCGGTCCCTACGTTATGGGTTTTGCGCTTGCACACGGGAACACGTGGAATGCGGGTTATCGCGCGATTGCGGTACTGCAAACCGCGCTTACTGCCCTTCTCGTCTTCAGTTTGCCGCTTTGGAAACGAAACGATATAAGCGCAGCCGAGCGGATATCCGGAGCAGCGCAGGCTTCCGTATCCGATATACGCCCATCCGTGCCGAAGACGACGGAGTCTTCCGCATTCGATACGTCGAAAGCTTCATCACTCGATTCGGCCGATACCCGTCCGCTTTCGCTTAAAGAAATTATTAATTTACCCGGCGCAAAAGCGGTGATGCTTTCATTCTTTTGTTATTCCGCGGTGGAACAGACGAGCGGCCTTTGGGCGGCGAGCTATGCGGTTTTGCACAACGGCGTTTCAGCGGATGTCGCGGCGCGCTATGCGAGCTTCGTCTACCTAGGCATTACCGCAGGCCGCGCGCTCGCCGGTTTTATTTCGATGTATTTGAACGATACGCAGATGGTGAGGCTCGGCGAAATCGTTATCCTTGCCGGAGTGATATTGCTCTTTGTGCCGTTCGGAAATACGTTTACACTTTCGGGTTTCGCGCTTATAGGGCTCGGCTGTGCGCCCGTTTTTCCGAGCCTCATCCATGCAACGCCGCATCATTTCGGGGCAAATAAATCGCAGGCGGTTATCGGTGTACAAATGGCAAGCGCGTATATCGGCACTTGCGCTCTGCCGCCGCTCTTCGGTTTTCTCGCCGACAAATTCGGCATCTCGCTTTTGCCTGTATACGTGCTGCTGTTTTGCCTTCTCATGATCGCGTCTCACGAGCGGCTCGTACGGCTGACAAAACGTGTAAATAAAATTTAA
- a CDS encoding CAP domain-containing protein translates to MAEDPNAAYFAKLENDVLDEINFAHTQPAQYVKTRLEPYAGENPSTAMTECINEMTVMKSLNPLKLNKRLTLAAKEWVRLQGAGGGVGHGNVGERIHKHGLYPHTWGENISYGHDDARTIVIRLLEDNSDPDRGHRKNILSRAYTHVGIGCGTHTIYRFMCVQDFIG, encoded by the coding sequence ATGGCGGAAGATCCCAATGCCGCTTATTTTGCCAAACTGGAAAATGACGTGCTTGACGAAATCAATTTTGCGCACACACAGCCGGCGCAATACGTAAAAACTCGTTTGGAACCGTATGCCGGTGAAAATCCCAGTACTGCCATGACGGAATGTATTAACGAGATGACAGTAATGAAGTCGCTGAATCCTTTGAAACTCAATAAAAGACTTACGCTTGCGGCAAAAGAATGGGTTCGCTTGCAAGGAGCAGGCGGAGGTGTCGGACACGGGAATGTGGGAGAACGGATCCATAAACACGGCTTGTATCCGCATACTTGGGGTGAAAATATCTCTTACGGCCACGACGATGCGAGGACGATCGTCATCCGACTTTTGGAAGACAATAGCGATCCGGACCGCGGGCATCGCAAAAATATTTTAAGCCGTGCTTATACGCACGTCGGTATCGGCTGCGGAACGCATACAATATATCGTTTTATGTGCGTTCAGGATTTTATCGGCTGA